In one window of Zea mays cultivar B73 unplaced genomic scaffold, Zm-B73-REFERENCE-NAM-5.0 scaffold_178, whole genome shotgun sequence DNA:
- the LOC118473920 gene encoding DNA-directed RNA polymerase subunit beta' has product MFDRNKYKFFSYFYFMIDQYKHKQLQIGLVSPQQIKAWAKKILPNGEVVGEVTRPSTFHYKTDKPEKDGLFCERIFGPIKSGICACGNSRASVAENEDERFCQKCGVEFVDSRIRRYQMGYIKLACPVTHVWYLKGLPSYIANLLDKPLKKLEGLVYGDFSFARPSAKKPTFLRLRGLFEDEISSCNHSISPFFSTPGFATFRNREIATGAGAIREQLADLDLRIIIENSLVEWKELEDEGYSGDEWEDRKRRIRKVFLIRRMQLAKHFIQTNVEPEWMVLCLLPVLPPELRPIVYRSGDKVVTSDINELYKRVIRRNNNLAYLLKRSELAPADLVMCQEKLVQEAVDTLLDSGSRGQPTRDGHNKVYKSLSDVIEGKEGRFRETLLGKRVDYSGRSVIVVGPSLSLHQCGLPLEIAIKLFQLFVIRDLITKRATSNVRIAKRKIWEKEPIVWEILQEVMRGHPVLLNRAPTLHRLGIQAFQPTLVEGRTICLHPLVCKGFNADFDGDQMAVHLPLSLEAQAEARLLMFSHMNLLSPAIGDPICVPTQDMLIGLYVLTIGNRLGICANRYNSCGNSPNKKVNYNNNNYYKYTKDKEPHFSSSYDALGAYRQKRIGLNSPLWLRWKLDQRIVGSREVPIEVQYESFGTYHEIYAHYLVVGNRKKEIRSIYIRTTLGHISFYREIEEAIQGFSRAYSYTI; this is encoded by the coding sequence ATGTTTGATCGGAATAAATATAAATttttttcttatttctattttatGATTGACCAATATAAACATAAACAACTTCAAATTGGACTCGTTTCCCCTCAACAAATAAAGGCTTGGGCTAAAAAAATCCTACCTAATGGGGAAGTCGTTGGCGAAGTCACAAGGCCCTCCACTTTTCATTATAAAACCGATAAACCAGAAAAAGATGGATTGTTTTGCGAAAGAATCTTTGGACCCATAAAAAGCGGAATTTGTGCTTGTGGAAACTCTCGAGCGAGCGTAGCTGAAAACGAAGACGAAAGATTTTGCCAAAAATGCGGGGTAGAATTTGTTGATTCTCGGATACGAAGATATCAAATGGGATACATCAAACTAGCATGTCCAGTGACTCATGTGTGGTATTTGAAAGGTCTTCCTAGTTATATTGCGAATCTTTTAGATAAACCCCTTAAGAAATTGGAGGGCCTAGTATATGGTGATTTCTCTTTTGCTAGGCCCAGCGCTAAAAAACCTACTTTCTTACGATTACGGGGTTTATTCGAAGATGAAATTTCATCCTGTAACCACagtatttctccctttttttctACCCCAGGCTTTGCAACATTTCGAAATCGGGAAATTGCAACAGGAGCAGGCGCTATTAGAGAACAATTAGCAGATTTAGATTTGCGAATTATTATAGAGAATTCTTTGGTTGAATGGAAGGAATTAGAAGACGAGGGGTATAGTGGAGATGAATGGGAAGATAGAAAAAGACGAATAAGAAAAGTTTTTTTGATTAGACGCATGCAATTGGCGAAACATTTTATTCAAACAAATGTAGAACCAGAATGGATGGTTTTGTGCTTATTACCGGTTCTTCCTCCCGAATTGAGACCCATTGTTTATAGATCTGGGGATAAAGTAGTGACTTCAGATATTAATGAACTTTATAAGAGAGTTATCCGTCGGAACAACAACCTTGCCTATCTATTAAAAAGAAGTGAATTAGCACCAGCAGATTTAGTAATGTGCCAGGAAAAATTGGTACAAGAAGCCGTGGATACACTTCTTGATAGTGGGTCCCGCGGGCAACCGACGAGGGATGGTCACAATAAAGTATACAAATCACTTTCAGATGTAATTGAGGGTAAAGAGGGGAGGTTTCGCGAGACTCTGCTTGGGAAACGGGTCGATTACTCGGGGCGTTCTGTCATTGTTGTGGGTCCTTCGCTTTCATTACATCAATGTGGATTACCTCTAGAGATAGCAATAAAGCTTTTTCAGCTATTTGTAATTCGCGATTTAATCACGAAACGTGCTACTTCTAATGTCAGGATTGCTAAAAGGAAAATTTGGGAAAAGGAACCCATTGTATGGGAAATACTTCAAGAAGTTATGCGGGGACATCCTGTACTGTTGAACAGAGCACCTACCCTGCATAGATTAGGCATACAGGCCTTCCAACCCACTTTAGTAGAGGGACGTACTATTTGTTTACATCCATTAGTGTGTAAGGGTTTCAATGCGGACTTTGATGGGGATCAAATGGCTGTTCACCTACCTTTATCCTTGGAAGCTCAGGCGGAAGCCCGTTTACTTATGTTTTCTCATATGAATCTCCTGTCTCCCGCTATTGGAGATCCTATTTGCGTGCCAACCCAAGACATGCTTATCGGACTTTATGTATTAACGATTGGAAACCGTCTAGGTATTTGTGCAAATAGATATAATAGTTGCGGAAACTCTCCAAATAAAAAAGTAAACTACAATAATAACAATTATTATAAGTATACGAAAGATAAAGAACCCCATTTTTCTAGTTCCTATGATGCACTGGGAGCTTATAGACAAAAACGAATCGGTTTAAACAGTCCCTTGTGGCTCCGATGGAAACTAGATCAACGCATCGTTGGGTCAAGAGAAGTTCCGATTGAAGTTCAATATGAATCTTTTGGGACTTATCATGAGATTTATGCCCACTATCTAGTAGtgggaaatagaaaaaaagaaatcCGTTCTATATACATTCGAACCACTCTTGGTCATATTTCTTTTTATAGAGAAATAGAGGAAGCCATACAAGGATTTAGTCGGGCCTATTCATACACTATCTAA
- the LOC118473918 gene encoding DNA-directed RNA polymerase subunit beta'': MAERANLVFHNKEIDGTAMKRLISRLIDHFGMGYTSHILDQIKTLGFHQATTTSISLGIEDLLTIPSKGWLVQDAEQQSFLLEKHYYYGAIHAVEKLRQSVEIWYATSEYLKQEMNSNFRITDPSNPVYLMSFSGARGNASQVHQLVGMRGLMADPQGQMIDLPIQSNLREGLSLTEYIISCYGARKGVVDTAVRTADAGYLTRRLVEVVQHIIVRRRDCGTIQGISVSPQNGMTEKLFVQTLIGRVLADDIYIGSRCIASRNQDIGIGLVNRFITAFRAQPFRAQPIYIRTPFTCRSTSWICQLCYGRSPTHGDLVELGEAVGIIAGQSIGEPGTQLTLRTFHTGGVFTGGTADLIRSPSNGKIQFNEDLVHPTRTRHGQPAFLCYIDLHVTIQSQDILHSVNIPLKSLILVQNDQYVESEQVIAEIRAGTSTLHFKEKVQKHIYSESDGEMHWSTDVYHAPEYQYGNLRRLPKTSHLWILSVSMCRSSIASFSLHKDQDQMNTYSFSVDGRYIFDFSMANDQVSHRLLDTFGKKDREILDYLTPDRIVFNGHWNCFYPSILQDNSDLLAKKRRNRLVVPLQYHQEQEKERISCLGISMEIPFMGVLRRNTIFAYFDDPRYRKDKRGSGIVKFRYRTLEEEYRTQEEEYRTREEEYRTREEDSEDEYESPENKYRTREGEGEYKILEDEYRTLEDEYETLEDEYGILEDEYRTLEKDSEEEYGSLENKYRTREGEGEYEILEEESEEEYGSSEDGSEKEYGTLEEDSEEDSEEDSEDEYGSPEEDSILKKEGFIEHRGTKEFSLKYQKEVDRFFFILQELHILPRSSSLKVLDNSIIGVDTQLTKNTRSRLGGLVRVKRKKSHTELKIFSGDIHFPEEADKILGGSLIPPEREKKDSKESKKRKNWVYVQRKKFLKSKEKYFVSVRPAVAYEMDEGINLATLFPQDLLQEEDNLQLRLVNFISHENSKLTQRIYHTNSQFVRTCLVVNWEQEEKEGARASLVEVKTNDLIRDFLRIELVKSTILYTRRRYDRTSVGLIPNNRLDRNNTNSFYSKAKIQSLSQHQEVIGTLLNRNKEYPSLMILLASNCSRIGLFKNSKYPNAVKESNPRIPIRDIFGLLGVIVPSISNFSSSYYLLTHNQILLKKYLFLDNLKQTLQVLQGLKYSLIDENKRISNFDSNIMLEPFHLNWHFLHHDSWEETLAIIHLGQFICENLCLFKLHIKKSGQIFIVNMDSFVLRAAKPYLATIGATVHGHYGKILYKGDRLVTFIYEKSRSSDITQGLPKVEQIFEARSIDSLSPNLERRIEDWNERIPRILGVPWGFLIGAELTIAQSRISLVNKIQKVYRSQGVQIHNRHIEIIIRQVTSKVRVSEDGMSNVFLPGELIGLLRAERAGRALDESIYYRAILLGITRASLNTQSFISEASFQETARVLAKAALRGRIDWLKGLKENVVLGGIIPVGTGFQKFVHRSPQDKNLYLEIQKKNLFASEMRDILFLHTELVSSDSDVTNNFYETSETPFTPIYTI, encoded by the coding sequence ATGGCAGAACGGGCCAACCTGGTCTTTCATAATAAAGAGATAGACGGAACTGCTATGAAACGGCTTATTAGCAGATTAATAGATCATTTCGGAATGGGATATACATCCCATATACTGGATCAAATAAAGACTCTGGGCTTCCATCAAGCCACTACTACATCGATTTCTTTAGGAATCGAGGATCTTTTAACAATACCCTCTAAAGGATGGTTAGTCCAAGACGCGGAACAACAGAGTTTTCTTTTGGAGAAACACTATTATTATGGAGCTATACACGCGGTAGAAAAATTACGCCAATCCGTTGAGATATGGTATGCTACAAGTGAATATTTGAAACAAGAAATGAATTCGAATTTTCGAATAACGGATCCTTCTAATCCAGTCTATCTAATGTCTTTTTCAGGAGCCAGAGGAAATGCATCTCAGGTACACCAATTAGTAGGTATGAGAGGGTTAATGGCGGATCCTCAAGGACAAATGATTGATTTACCTATTCAAAGCAATTTACGCGAGGGACTTTCTTTGACAGAATATATAATTTCCTGCTACGGAGCCCGAAAAGGGGTTGTAGATACTGCTGTACGAACAGCGGATGCTGGCTATCTTACACGTAGACTTGTTGAAGTAGTTCAACATATTATTGTGCGTAGAAGAGATTGTGGTACTATCCAAGGTATTTCTGTGAGTCCTCAAAATGGGATGACGGAAAAACTTTTTGTCCAAACACTAATTGGTCGTGTATTAGCAGACGATATATATATTGGTTCACGATGCATTGCTTCTCGAAATCAAGATATTGGAATTGGATTAGTCAATCGATTCATAACTGCCTTTCGAGCACAACCGTTTCGAGCACAACCAATATATATTAGAACCCCCTTTACTTGCCGGAGCACATCTTGGATCTGTCAATTATGTTATGGGCGGAGTCCCACTCATGGGGATCTGGTCGAATTGGGGGAAGCTGTAGGTATTATTGCGGGTCAATCAATTGGGGAGCCGGGGACTCAATTAACATTAAGAACTTTTCATACTGGTGGAGTATTCACAGGGGGTACTGCCGACCTTATACGATCCCCCTCGAATGGAAAAATCCAATTCAATGAGGATTTGGTTCACCCCACACGTACCCGTCATGGGCAGCCTGCTTTTCTATGCTATATAGACTTGCATGTAACTATTCAGAGTCAGGATATTCTACATAGTGTGAATATTCCGTTAAAAAGCTTGATTCTAGTGCAAAATGATCAATATGTAGAATCTGAACAAGTAATTGCGGAGATTCGTGCCGGAACGTCCACTTTGCATTTTAAAGAAAAGGTACAAAAGCATATTTATTCCGAATCAGACGGGGAAATGCACTGGAGTACTGATGTTTACCATGCGCCCGAATATCAATATGGTAATCTTCGTCGATTACCAAAAACAAGCCATTTATGGATATTGTCAGTAAGTATGTGCAGATCCAGTATAGCATCTTTTTCGCTGCACAAGGATCAAGATCAAATGAATACTTATTCTTTTTCTGTTGATGGAAGATATATCTTTGACTTCTCAATGGCTAATGATCAAGTAAGCCATAGACTGTTGGATACTTTTGGTAAAAAAGATAGAGAAATTCTTGATTATTTAACGCCAGATCGAATCGTGTTCAACGGTCATTGGAATTGTTTCTATCCTTCCATTCTTCAAGATAATTCAGATTTGTTGGCGAAAAAGCGAAGAAATAGGCTCGTCGTTCCATTACAATATCATCAAGAACAAGAAAAAGAGCGAATATCCTGTTTGGGTATTTCAATGGAAATACCCTTTATGGGTGTTTTACGTAGAAATACTATTTTTGCTTATTTTGACGATCCACGATACAGAAAAGATAAAAGGGGTTCAGGAATTGTTAAATTTAGATATAGGACCCTGGAGGAAGAATATCGGACCCAAGAGGAAGAGTATAGGACTCGAGAGGAAGAATATCGGACTCGAGAGGAAGACTCAGAAGACGAATATGAGAGCCCAGAGAACAAATATAGGACCCgagagggagagggcgaataTAAAATCCTAGAAGACGAATATAGGACTCTAGAGGACGAATATGAAACCCTAGAAGATGAATATGGGATCCTAGAGGACGAATATAGGACTCTAGAGAAAGACTCAGAGGAAGAATATGGGAGCCTAGAGAACAAATATAGGACTCgagagggagagggcgaataTGAAATCCTAGAGGAAGAATCAGAAGAAGAATATGGGAGCTCTGAAGATGGCTCAGAGAAGGAATATGGGACTTTAGAAGAAGACTCAGAAGAAGACTCAGAGGAAGACTCAGAAGACGAATATGGGAgcccggaggaagattctatcttaAAAAAAGAGGGTTTTATTGAGCATCGAGGAACAAAAGAATTTAGTCTAAAATACCAAAAAGAAGTAGATCGGTTTTTTTTCATTCTTCAAGAACTGCATATCTTGCCGAGATCCTCATCCCTAAAGGTACTTGACAATAGTATTATTGGAGTCGATACACAACTCACAAAAAATACAAGAAGTCGACTAGGTGGATTGGTCCGAGTGAAGAGAAAAAAAAGCCATACAGAACTCAAAATCTTTTCCGGAGATATTCATTTTCCTGAAGAGGCGGATAAGATATTAGGTGGCAGTTTGATACCACCAGAAAGAGAAAAAAAAGATTCTAAGGAATCAAAAAAAAGGAAAAATTGGGTTTATGTTCAACGGAAAAAATTTCTCAAAAGCAAGGAAAAGTATTTTGTTTCGGTTCGACCTGCAGTCGCATATGAAATGGACGAAGGGATAAATTTAGCAACACTTTTCCCGCAGGATCTCCTGCAAGAAGAGGATAATCTCCAACTTCGACTTGTCAATTTTATTTCTCATGAAAATAGCAAGTTAACTCAAAGAATTTATCACACGAATAGTCAATTCGTTCGAACTTGCTTAGTAGTGAATTGGgaacaagaagaaaaagaggGAGCTCGTGCTTCTCTTGTTGAGGTaaaaacaaatgatctaattcgcGATTTCCTAAGAATTGAGTTAGTCAAGTCTACTATTTTGTATACACGAAGAAGGTATGATAGGACAAGTGTAGGATTGATTCCCAATAATAGGTTAGATCGCAACAATACCAATTCCTTTTATTCCAAGGCGAAGATTCAATCACTTAGCCAACATCAAGAAGTTATTGGCACCTTGTTGAATCGAAATAAAGAATATCCATCTTTGATGATTTTGTTGGCATCCAACTGTTCTCGAATTGGTTTATTCAAGAATTCTAAATATCCCAATGCGGTAAAAGAATCGAATCCTAGAATTCCTATTCGAGATATTTTTGGGCTCTTAGGCGTTATTGTACCTAGTATATCGAATTTTTCTTCATCTTACTATTTATTAACGCATAATCAGATCTTGTTAAAAAAATACTTGTTCCTTGACAATTTGAAACAAACCTTACAAGTACTTCAAGGACTTAAATACTCTTTAATAGACGAAAATAAAAGGATTTCGAATTTTGACAGTAACATCATGTTGGAGCCATTCCATTTGAATTGGCACTTTCTCCATCATGACTCATGGGAAGAGACATTGGCAATAATTCACCTTGGACAATTTATTTGTGAAAATTTATGTCTATTTAAATTACACATAAAAAAATCTGGTCAAATTTTCATTGTTAATATGGACTCCTTTGTTCTAAGAGCAGCTAAGCCTTATTTGGCCACTATAGGAGCaactgttcatggtcattatggAAAAATCCTTTACAAAGGAGATAGGTTAGTTACGTTTATATATGAAAAATCGAGATCCAGTGATATAACGCAAGGTCTTCCAAAAGTAGAACAAATCTTCGAAGCGCGTTCAATTGATTCACTATCGCCGAATCTCGAAAGGAGAATTGAGGATTGGAATGAACGTATACCAAGAATTCTTGGGGTTCCCTGGGGATTCTTGATTGGAGCTGAGCTAACCATAGCCCAAAGTCGTATCTCTTTGGTTAATAAGATCCAAAAGGTTTATCGATCCCAAGGGGTACAGATCCATAATAGACATATAGAGATTATTATACGCCAAGTAACATCAAAAGTAAGGGTTTCCGAAGATGGAATGTCTAATGTTTTTTTACCTGGGGAATTAATAGGACTATTGCGAGCGGAACGAGCAGGGCGGGCTTTAGATGAATCGATCTATTATCGGGCAATCTTATTGGGAATAACAAGGGCTTCCCTGAATACCCAAAGTTTCATATCTGAAGCAAGTTTTCAAGAAACTGCTCGAGTTTTAGCAAAAGCTGCCCTACGAGGTCGTATTGATTGGTTGAAAGGTCTGAAAGAAAACGTAGTTCTGGGGGGGATTATACCTGTTGGTACCGGATTCCAAAAATTTGTGCATCGTTCCCCACAAGACAAGAACCTTTATTTAGAAATTCAAAAAAAAAATCTATTCGCGTCGGAAATGAGAGATATTTTGTTTCTCCATACAGAATTAGTTTCTTCTGATTCTGACGTAACAAACAATTTCTATGAAACATCAGAGACCCCGTTTACCCCTATTTATACGATTTAA